From Pelmatolapia mariae isolate MD_Pm_ZW linkage group LG22, Pm_UMD_F_2, whole genome shotgun sequence, a single genomic window includes:
- the si:dkeyp-92c9.2 gene encoding cyclin-dependent kinase 5 activator 1 encodes MGTVLSLSPSSRKSGYYDNRPGSLSHYPSLSSRSLNSQKDRGLKRGQSIFLPALTWKRLVASTKKKGNSKKGSGGPVALGDPLNNNNNINIYQKDPVLHLNRENVKKSLSCANLSSYEGPAGLGLGLGYGLGMGQGHGYGYSKSQQLSSVKKVPQGTVTSSPKRVIVQASTSELLRCLGEFLCCRCYRLKHLSPADPVLWLRAVDRSLLLQGWQDQAFVTPANVVFVYMLCRDVVDGDLVASEHELQAILLTCLYLSYSYMGNEISYPLKPFLVEAGKEAFWDRCLAIIDATSSKMLRINADPHFFTQVFAELKSEGGCGPQDYSRVLDR; translated from the coding sequence ATGGGCACCGTACTATCATTATCACCCAGCTCTCGCAAATCAGGCTACTATGACAACCGTCCCGGCTCTCTCAGCCACTACCCGAGCCTCAGCAGCCGCTCCCTCAACAGCCAGAAAGACCGCGGACTAAAGAGGGGCCAGTCCATCTTCCTCCCAGCACTCACATGGAAGAGACTTGTGGCCTCTACAAAGAAGAAGGGCAACTCGAAGAAAGGCTCTGGTGGCCCGGTGGCCCTCGGGGATCCtctgaataacaacaataacattaacatttaccAGAAGGATCCCGTGCTGCACCTCAATCGTGAGAATGTGAAGAAGTCGCTGTCATGTGCCAACCTGTCCAGCTATGAGGGCCCAGCCGGTCTGGGTCTGGGGCTCGGCTACGGACTGGGGATGGGTCAGGGACATGGATATGGCTACAGCAAATCCCAGCAGCTTTCCTCTGTGAAAAAAGTCCCCCAGGGCACGGTGACCTCGTCTCCGAAGCGCGTCATCGTCCAGGCCTCCACCAGCGAGCTCCTCCGCTGTTTGGGGGAGTTCCTGTGCTGTCGCTGCTACCGCCTGAAGCATCTGTCTCCGGCCGACCCGGTGCTCTGGCTGCGGGCTGTGGACCGCTCGCTGCTGCTGCAGGGCTGGCAGGACCAGGCCTTCGTTACTCCGGCCAACGTGGTCTTCGTCTACATGCTGTGCCGAGACGTAGTGGATGGTGATCTAGTGGCGTCAGAGCACGAGCTGCAGGCCATCCTGCTCACCTGCCTCTACCTGTCCTACTCCTACATGGGCAATGAGATCTCATACCCTCTTAAGCCCTTCCTGGTAGAGGCGGGCAAGGAGGCCTTCTGGGACCGCTGCCTCGCCATCATCGACGCCACAAGCTCCAAGATGCTGCGCATCAATGCAGACccacactttttcacacaagtATTTGCTGAACTCAAGAGCGAAGGAGGCTGCGGCCCTCAGGATTATAGCCGGGTGCTTGATCGGTGA